In one Syntrophales bacterium genomic region, the following are encoded:
- a CDS encoding ABC transporter ATP-binding protein has product MIELTNLTKRYGRNLAVDHLNLTVEKGELFGFIGPNGAGKTTTLRMMAGILGATEGTIAIAGIDVAQYPEKAKKIIGFIPDRPFLYEKLTGREFMGFIGDLYGVAEEDFPERVNELLQNFSLYDWGDHLIEAYSHGMKQRLIIASALLHKPEIIIVDEPMVGLDPAGIRVVKNIFRGLAANGVTIFMSTHTLEIAEDLCDRIGIIHQGRMIALGTTGDLRGTARLNEGDLEEVFLRLTQKSEGEGAS; this is encoded by the coding sequence ATGATCGAACTGACAAATCTGACAAAAAGATATGGGCGCAACCTGGCCGTTGACCATTTGAACCTGACCGTAGAGAAGGGGGAGCTCTTTGGCTTTATCGGGCCCAACGGCGCCGGCAAGACGACCACCCTGCGCATGATGGCGGGAATCCTCGGCGCAACAGAAGGAACCATAGCAATTGCCGGGATCGATGTTGCGCAATATCCTGAAAAAGCAAAGAAAATCATAGGATTTATTCCGGACAGGCCCTTTCTCTACGAGAAGCTGACCGGGAGGGAGTTCATGGGTTTTATCGGCGATCTCTATGGAGTTGCCGAAGAGGACTTCCCTGAAAGAGTTAATGAGCTCCTGCAGAATTTTTCCCTCTACGATTGGGGCGATCATCTCATCGAGGCATATTCGCATGGGATGAAGCAGCGGCTTATCATCGCCTCGGCGCTTTTGCACAAACCGGAAATAATTATCGTTGATGAACCGATGGTAGGTCTGGATCCGGCCGGGATCAGAGTGGTCAAGAACATCTTCCGGGGCTTGGCCGCAAACGGCGTTACCATTTTTATGTCCACCCATACGCTGGAGATAGCAGAGGATCTCTGTGACCGGATCGGAATTATCCACCAGGGCCGGATGATCGCCCTCGGAACCACCGGTGATTTAAGGGGAACCGCCCGCCTGAACGAGGGGGATCTGGAGGAGGTATTTCTCCGGCTTACCCAAAAAAGCGAAGGGGAGGGGGCTTCATGA
- a CDS encoding NlpC/P60 family protein — MKWIDLPRIALGILFALILLSGNALAKQQYKVQRGDTLSSIAEKNAVTVTALKETNHLKNSKLNLKQTLIIPSAKAELETANLSPKRKAEFYSVKKGDTLSRIAAKTGVSAEELRRINNLSSTRIEIGQKIALDKENNTKKITEPSAGNLTDAQPSIENEKEDINLAALSDLPEKNEAVIGDNEKRELLGEWNTPDEQQLLVKVALAFLGAPYRLGGSSVQGIDCSGFVKKIYSLFGIDLPRTAAEQSHVGIEVAKSNLVEGDLIFFNNNNRIGHVGIYIGGNKFVHAASQNKGVRVDSLNSSYYKNHYKRAVRLKASDNAT, encoded by the coding sequence ATGAAATGGATTGATTTGCCACGGATTGCACTGGGCATTCTATTTGCGCTAATTTTGTTATCCGGAAATGCCCTTGCCAAGCAGCAATACAAGGTCCAGCGCGGCGACACCCTATCGTCAATCGCCGAGAAAAACGCCGTCACAGTAACTGCCCTTAAAGAGACCAATCACCTGAAAAACAGCAAACTCAATCTAAAACAGACTTTGATTATACCCTCTGCAAAAGCAGAACTGGAAACTGCAAATCTGTCCCCAAAGAGAAAAGCTGAGTTTTACTCTGTTAAAAAAGGGGATACCCTCTCCCGGATAGCAGCAAAAACCGGCGTTTCCGCGGAGGAGCTGAGAAGAATCAATAATCTCTCCTCGACCCGCATAGAGATCGGACAAAAAATTGCTTTAGATAAAGAAAATAATACGAAAAAAATAACGGAGCCGTCTGCCGGGAACCTCACAGATGCCCAACCCAGCATAGAGAACGAAAAAGAGGATATCAATCTTGCCGCTCTCTCCGACCTACCTGAAAAAAATGAAGCGGTTATTGGCGATAACGAAAAAAGGGAACTGCTGGGCGAATGGAACACCCCTGATGAACAGCAACTGCTCGTCAAGGTAGCGCTTGCCTTCCTCGGCGCCCCCTATCGTTTGGGCGGGTCTTCTGTCCAGGGGATAGACTGCTCCGGTTTTGTCAAGAAAATATATTCGTTGTTCGGCATTGATCTTCCGCGAACGGCTGCCGAACAATCCCATGTCGGCATCGAAGTTGCCAAGAGCAACCTGGTGGAAGGGGATCTTATCTTCTTCAATAACAATAACAGGATTGGTCATGTCGGCATTTACATCGGCGGAAATAAATTTGTCCATGCTGCCTCGCAAAACAAGGGAGTCCGCGTGGACAGCCTCAATTCTTCTTACTATAAAAACCATTATAAAAGGGCCGTTCGCCTGAAGGCAAGCGATAATGCCACCTAA
- a CDS encoding ABC transporter ATP-binding protein: protein MADVLEKGIRIEGLRKRYGKGDTAVDALKGVDMQVAPGEVVGLIGPSGSGKSTLLKCLGAVIEPTAGRMTLGEEVIYDDGWKIPDLRALRRDKIGFVFQAPYLIPFLDVTDNVALLPMLAGHPNAESRKRALELLEALDVAHRAKAMPSQLSGGEQQRVSIARALVNRPPVILADEPTAPLDSERALAVIRILNQMARQYETAIIVVTHDEKIIPTFKRIYHIRDGKTQEEAGEGRAFE from the coding sequence GTGGCTGACGTGCTCGAAAAAGGGATCCGCATTGAGGGATTGCGCAAACGCTACGGAAAGGGCGACACCGCTGTCGATGCGCTCAAGGGGGTGGATATGCAGGTCGCCCCCGGCGAGGTGGTCGGGCTGATCGGTCCGTCGGGCTCCGGCAAGAGCACCCTGCTCAAATGCCTGGGCGCCGTGATCGAGCCGACCGCCGGGCGGATGACGCTGGGGGAAGAGGTGATCTATGACGACGGCTGGAAGATTCCCGATCTGCGCGCCCTGCGTCGCGACAAAATCGGATTCGTCTTTCAGGCGCCCTACCTGATCCCGTTCCTCGACGTCACCGACAACGTGGCTTTGCTGCCCATGCTGGCCGGACACCCCAATGCCGAATCCCGGAAGCGCGCGCTGGAATTGCTTGAAGCGCTGGACGTGGCGCATCGCGCCAAAGCCATGCCGTCGCAACTCTCCGGCGGCGAACAGCAGCGTGTCTCCATCGCCCGGGCGCTGGTCAACCGGCCACCGGTGATCCTCGCCGACGAGCCGACAGCGCCGCTGGACAGCGAACGGGCCTTGGCCGTGATTCGCATTCTCAATCAGATGGCCCGCCAATACGAGACCGCCATCATCGTCGTGACGCACGACGAGAAGATCATCCCGACCTTCAAGCGCATCTACCACATCCGGGATGGCAAGACCCAGGAGGAAGCCGGCGAGGGGCGGGCGTTCGAATGA
- a CDS encoding efflux transporter outer membrane subunit has product MRTMHFLETESSMKTPSRTRPMGALLRPACLVLCAGILAGCVVGPDFQRPEPPPVSGYTATALPVQTASAPGSLGDAQRFVAGGAIPAAWWQELGSEKLNELVQQALQSSPTLEAAKATLRQAQRTYEAQAGSSLYPQATGKLGGQRQNINNAPSGQEGGERTFDLYNTSVGVSYNLDLFGGNRRALEALAAQADYQRYQLEGARLTLAANVVTTVILQAQLAVQIQASETILTTQEAQLALTRRRLALGAASQNDVLPLQIQLEQIRAGIPPLRNRLEQTNHLLAMLIGRPPGSTAMPQFALADFILPTELPLRVPSELARRRPDIQASEALLHAANAQYGVAVSKQYPRITLSADLGFQALTAASLFGSGSLVWGLAGQLAQPLFNGGLRAEVRAAESGFDAVAANYRQTVLQALRNVADVLRALDNDAQTLAAQAAADASAQESLQLMRKQYALGAVSYLQLLIAQQQAQQTAIALIAARAQRLADTVALYQSMGGGWSHDEAIARPGELPGASLTD; this is encoded by the coding sequence ATGAGAACCATGCATTTTTTAGAAACGGAGTCGTCCATGAAAACACCTAGCCGCACACGCCCCATGGGCGCATTGCTTCGACCGGCCTGCTTGGTCCTGTGCGCGGGAATACTGGCCGGATGCGTCGTCGGTCCCGACTTCCAGCGACCCGAGCCGCCGCCGGTTTCCGGCTACACAGCCACGGCCCTGCCTGTGCAAACCGCTTCGGCCCCCGGCAGCCTGGGCGACGCCCAGCGCTTTGTCGCCGGCGGGGCAATCCCCGCCGCCTGGTGGCAGGAATTGGGTTCGGAAAAACTGAATGAGCTGGTACAACAGGCGCTGCAGTCCAGTCCCACACTGGAAGCGGCCAAGGCCACGCTTCGGCAGGCGCAGCGAACCTACGAGGCGCAGGCCGGATCATCGCTGTACCCTCAAGCGACCGGCAAACTGGGTGGACAGCGCCAGAACATCAACAACGCTCCCTCCGGCCAGGAGGGTGGGGAACGTACGTTCGATCTGTACAACACCAGCGTGGGTGTGAGCTACAACCTGGACCTGTTTGGCGGCAACCGCCGCGCCCTTGAAGCTCTTGCCGCTCAGGCGGACTACCAGCGCTACCAGCTCGAAGGTGCGCGCCTTACACTGGCGGCTAATGTGGTGACGACAGTCATCCTTCAAGCGCAACTGGCCGTGCAAATCCAGGCCAGCGAGACCATTCTTACAACGCAGGAAGCACAACTCGCCCTGACGCGCCGGCGTCTCGCACTCGGCGCCGCTTCTCAAAACGACGTCTTGCCGCTGCAAATCCAGTTGGAGCAGATCCGTGCCGGCATACCACCGCTACGCAACCGGCTGGAGCAGACAAATCATCTGCTGGCGATGCTCATCGGCCGGCCGCCGGGGAGCACCGCCATGCCGCAATTCGCCTTGGCCGATTTCATCCTGCCGACCGAATTGCCGCTTCGCGTGCCCTCCGAACTGGCGCGGCGGCGTCCGGACATTCAAGCTTCTGAAGCATTGCTGCACGCCGCCAACGCCCAATACGGCGTGGCCGTGTCCAAACAGTACCCGCGGATTACACTCAGCGCCGATCTTGGATTTCAAGCCCTCACTGCCGCCAGTCTGTTCGGCAGCGGCTCACTGGTCTGGGGGCTTGCGGGACAACTGGCGCAACCCCTCTTCAACGGAGGACTTCGAGCCGAAGTGCGTGCCGCCGAATCGGGATTCGACGCCGTCGCGGCCAACTATCGCCAGACCGTTCTGCAGGCGCTGCGCAACGTGGCCGATGTGCTGCGCGCACTCGACAACGACGCTCAGACCCTGGCGGCGCAAGCCGCCGCTGATGCATCAGCGCAGGAATCACTGCAACTGATGCGAAAACAGTATGCCCTGGGCGCAGTCAGCTATTTACAACTTCTCATCGCGCAGCAGCAAGCGCAGCAAACAGCCATTGCCCTGATCGCGGCAAGGGCTCAGCGCCTGGCCGACACCGTCGCATTGTACCAAAGCATGGGTGGCGGATGGTCGCACGACGAAGCGATTGCCAGACCAGGCGAGCTACCTGGCGCATCGTTGACAGATTGA
- a CDS encoding transglutaminase-like domain-containing protein, which produces MKKSGAKWRHYGTGGGMILLFMVLLFFRLDIPDKILKGLEKQTLVTNISFSSGEVWMEITQNQRKIGYALRRQVQTEKGSEFSEDIFMKVNTMGVIQPVTIHTQANLKPGGELSSFQFALGSNLFKFAAVGTIENGKMSVRMGDDNKQKVFPIPAPVYLGGSVIAAAGRGELKQGEQRSFPLFDPASLSSREVKITSLGEDKLTVRGKAVSARKLALDFMGMKQVAWVSPDGVVLREEGILGIVLQEVSKKEALSGLDDAAGSDFTTAAAIPVSPPIDDAPGLKILTVRLHNLSAGHFLLEGGRQTYRDGLLTVHHEKQLKQMYPFPSVSENPDLYLKEAPFIEADNPKIRRKVSEIVAASDDEMTKAEKLVRWLHKNIAKRPVLSVPDALQTLENMVGDCNEHAVLLAAMGRAAGLPTEIETGLVYMRGSFFFHAWNAFYIKKLGGWVTADATLGQMPADVTHLRFARGSLEKQMDMTGLIGRLKLEIVRMGR; this is translated from the coding sequence ATGAAAAAATCAGGCGCTAAATGGCGGCATTACGGTACTGGGGGAGGGATGATCCTTCTTTTTATGGTACTGTTGTTTTTTCGCCTGGATATTCCGGATAAAATTTTAAAAGGGTTAGAGAAACAGACGCTTGTCACTAATATATCCTTCTCAAGCGGCGAGGTCTGGATGGAGATAACCCAAAACCAGAGAAAAATAGGTTATGCCTTGCGGCGGCAGGTGCAAACGGAGAAGGGGAGTGAATTTTCCGAGGATATCTTCATGAAAGTCAATACCATGGGAGTCATCCAGCCGGTAACTATTCACACCCAGGCGAATCTCAAGCCGGGAGGCGAGCTGTCCAGTTTTCAGTTCGCCCTTGGCTCGAACCTGTTTAAATTTGCCGCTGTGGGAACGATTGAAAATGGCAAAATGTCGGTTCGTATGGGCGATGACAACAAACAGAAGGTTTTTCCGATCCCGGCCCCCGTCTATTTAGGAGGCTCTGTAATCGCGGCCGCCGGGCGTGGAGAGCTGAAACAGGGTGAGCAGAGAAGCTTTCCGTTGTTTGATCCCGCCTCTTTGTCCAGCCGGGAGGTTAAGATAACGTCCCTCGGGGAAGATAAACTGACGGTCAGGGGAAAGGCAGTTTCGGCAAGAAAGCTGGCTCTTGATTTCATGGGGATGAAACAGGTTGCCTGGGTTTCTCCTGATGGGGTTGTCCTGCGCGAAGAGGGGATACTGGGGATCGTATTGCAGGAGGTTTCAAAAAAGGAGGCGCTATCCGGTCTTGATGACGCGGCCGGTTCCGATTTCACCACTGCCGCCGCAATCCCTGTGTCCCCGCCGATTGATGATGCCCCCGGCTTAAAGATATTAACCGTTCGTCTTCATAATCTTTCCGCCGGACATTTTCTGCTTGAGGGCGGGCGCCAGACATACCGTGATGGACTTCTGACCGTCCATCACGAGAAACAGCTCAAGCAGATGTACCCATTTCCAAGTGTGTCAGAAAATCCTGATCTTTATCTGAAAGAGGCGCCGTTTATTGAGGCGGATAATCCGAAAATACGGCGTAAGGTTTCCGAAATTGTCGCTGCCTCCGATGACGAGATGACGAAAGCTGAGAAACTGGTAAGATGGCTGCATAAAAACATTGCCAAGCGGCCGGTTCTTTCTGTGCCGGACGCTTTGCAAACACTGGAAAACATGGTCGGAGACTGCAACGAGCATGCAGTTTTACTGGCGGCGATGGGAAGGGCGGCCGGACTGCCGACGGAAATCGAAACAGGTCTTGTTTACATGCGCGGCAGCTTCTTCTTTCATGCCTGGAATGCCTTCTATATAAAAAAACTGGGCGGCTGGGTCACCGCGGATGCCACTCTCGGCCAGATGCCTGCGGATGTGACGCATTTGCGTTTTGCCCGTGGTTCTCTTGAGAAGCAAATGGACATGACTGGTCTGATCGGGAGATTGAAATTGGAGATCGTGAGAATGGGAAGATGA
- a CDS encoding ABC transporter permease, with the protein MISLAGRDILNSWGKFVFTGVGLGLLIGVTLTMAGVYRGMVDDAKVLLDNSGADLWVVQQDTLGPYAEPSSLYDDVYRTIRGMPGVDRAANVTYLTMQVRQGERDVRAMVVGVVPGGPGEPGQPGYLIAGRQITRSHYEAVADVATGFKLGERIHIRRNHYAVVGLTRRMVSSGGDPMVFIPLKDAQEAQFLKDNDAIAQQRRRTAGNPAFNRPGTPGLLDAVLASQSVNPYINAVLVQVKPGFIPEEVAEPIRRWKRLQVYTRVQMEEILIGKLIATAAKQIGMFLVILAIVSAAIVAFIIYTLTLGKIREIAVLKLIGTRNRTIAWMIMQQALGLGLIGFVVGKIAATFWAPIFPKYVLLEPGDALLGFAGVFVICALASVLAIRAALKVDPAEAIGG; encoded by the coding sequence ATGATCAGTCTTGCAGGCCGCGACATCCTGAATTCCTGGGGGAAGTTTGTCTTTACCGGCGTGGGGCTGGGGCTGTTGATCGGCGTGACGCTGACCATGGCCGGCGTGTACCGCGGCATGGTGGACGACGCCAAAGTGCTGCTCGATAACAGCGGCGCCGACCTCTGGGTGGTGCAGCAGGACACCCTCGGCCCCTATGCCGAGCCGTCCAGCCTCTACGACGACGTTTATCGCACCATTCGCGGAATGCCCGGGGTTGACCGGGCGGCCAACGTCACCTATCTGACTATGCAGGTACGGCAGGGCGAGCGCGACGTACGCGCCATGGTGGTGGGCGTCGTGCCCGGCGGCCCCGGCGAACCCGGGCAGCCCGGCTATCTCATCGCTGGTCGGCAAATCACGCGCAGCCACTATGAGGCCGTCGCCGATGTCGCCACCGGATTTAAACTTGGCGAGCGCATCCATATCCGCCGCAACCACTATGCGGTGGTCGGGCTGACCCGGCGCATGGTCTCCTCCGGCGGCGACCCGATGGTGTTCATCCCGCTCAAGGACGCGCAGGAGGCGCAGTTCCTCAAAGACAACGACGCCATTGCCCAGCAGCGCCGCCGAACTGCCGGGAACCCGGCCTTCAATCGTCCTGGGACGCCGGGTCTTCTCGATGCGGTGCTTGCCTCGCAAAGTGTCAACCCTTACATCAATGCGGTGCTGGTGCAGGTCAAGCCCGGCTTCATCCCCGAGGAGGTGGCTGAACCGATTAGGCGCTGGAAGCGCTTGCAGGTTTATACCCGCGTACAGATGGAAGAGATCCTGATCGGCAAGCTGATTGCCACCGCGGCCAAACAGATCGGCATGTTCCTGGTGATTCTCGCCATCGTCAGTGCCGCCATCGTTGCCTTCATCATCTATACCTTGACTCTCGGCAAGATCCGCGAGATCGCGGTGCTCAAACTAATCGGCACCCGAAACCGCACCATCGCCTGGATGATCATGCAGCAGGCGCTGGGCTTGGGTTTGATCGGCTTCGTCGTGGGAAAGATTGCCGCCACCTTCTGGGCGCCGATTTTTCCAAAATACGTGCTGCTCGAACCGGGCGATGCGCTGCTCGGCTTCGCCGGCGTTTTTGTGATCTGTGCCCTGGCGAGCGTCCTGGCCATCCGCGCCGCCCTCAAAGTGGATCCGGCGGAGGCGATCGGTGGCTGA